One genomic region from Manis pentadactyla isolate mManPen7 chromosome 12, mManPen7.hap1, whole genome shotgun sequence encodes:
- the RFXANK gene encoding DNA-binding protein RFXANK isoform X4: protein MSESEEGSTPGGGPMEPIQPAEDLSLAQQMFTPEFGDPEEPGDEATDGSDTVVLSIFPCTLEPETPEPNAGSSSPQGRIFPPNSVLGDARTMECSSLKHSTTLTNRQRGNEVSALPATLDSLSIHQLAAQGELSQLKEHLRKGDNLINKPDEHGFTPLIWASAFGEIETVRFLLEWGADPHILAKERESALSLASTGGYTDIVGLLLERDVDINIYDWNGGTPLLYAVRGNHVKCVEALLARGADLTTEADSGYTPMDLAVALGYRKVQQVIENHILKLFQSNLVPTDPE, encoded by the exons ATGAGCGAGAGTGAGGAAGGAAGCACACCGGGAGGCGG CCCCATGGAGCCCATCCAGCCTGCAGAGGACCTCAGCCTGGCCCAGCAAATGTTCACCCCAGAATTTGGGGACCCTGAAGAGCCCGGGGATGAGGCCACCGATGGCTCAGACACCGTGGTGCTCAGTATCTTCCCCTGCACCCTAGAGCCTGAGACTCCTGAACCAAATGCTGGCTCCTCCTCACCTCAGGGTAGGATTTTTCCCCCGAACTCCGTCCTTGGGGATGCAAGGACGATGGAAT GCAGTTCCCTGAAGCACTCCACAACCCTCACCAACCGGCAGCGGGGAAATGAGGTCTCGGCCCTGCCAGCCACCCTggact CCTTGTCCATCCACCAGCTTGCAGCCCAGGGGGAGCTGAGCCAGCTGAAGGAGCATCTGAGGAAAG GCGACAACCTCATCAACAAGCCGGATGAGCATGGCTTCACCCCCCTCATCTGGGCCTCTGCCTTCGGGGAGATTGAGACTGTCCGCTTCTTGCTCGAGTGG GGTGCCGACCCCCACATCCTGGCGAAGGAGCGGGAGAGCGCCTTGTCACTGGCCAGCACAGGTGGCTACACGGACATCGTGGGGCTACTGCTTGAGCGTGATGTGGACATCAACATCTATGACTGG AATGGAGGGACACCACTGCTGTATGCTGTGCGTGGGAACCACGTGAAGTGCGTCGAGGCCTTGCTAG CCCGAGGAGCTGATCTCACCACTGAGGCCGATTCTGGCTACACCCCAATGGACCTTGCTGTGGCCCTGGGATACCGGAAAG TGCAACAGGTGATCGAGAACCACATCCTCAAGCTTTTCCAGAGCAACCTGGTGCCCACTGATCCTGAGTGA
- the RFXANK gene encoding DNA-binding protein RFXANK isoform X1 — translation MSESEEGSTPGGGKKVCELGRQVLGDAGFRRGVTEEALWSPMEPIQPAEDLSLAQQMFTPEFGDPEEPGDEATDGSDTVVLSIFPCTLEPETPEPNAGSSSPQGRIFPPNSVLGDARTMECSSLKHSTTLTNRQRGNEVSALPATLDSLSIHQLAAQGELSQLKEHLRKGDNLINKPDEHGFTPLIWASAFGEIETVRFLLEWGADPHILAKERESALSLASTGGYTDIVGLLLERDVDINIYDWNGGTPLLYAVRGNHVKCVEALLARGADLTTEADSGYTPMDLAVALGYRKVQQVIENHILKLFQSNLVPTDPE, via the exons ATGAGCGAGAGTGAGGAAGGAAGCACACCGGGAGGCGG GAAAAAAGTTTGTGAATTGGGCCGCCAAGTTTTGGGGGACGCGGGCTTCCGGCGTGGGGTGACAGAGGAGGCTCTTTGGAG CCCCATGGAGCCCATCCAGCCTGCAGAGGACCTCAGCCTGGCCCAGCAAATGTTCACCCCAGAATTTGGGGACCCTGAAGAGCCCGGGGATGAGGCCACCGATGGCTCAGACACCGTGGTGCTCAGTATCTTCCCCTGCACCCTAGAGCCTGAGACTCCTGAACCAAATGCTGGCTCCTCCTCACCTCAGGGTAGGATTTTTCCCCCGAACTCCGTCCTTGGGGATGCAAGGACGATGGAAT GCAGTTCCCTGAAGCACTCCACAACCCTCACCAACCGGCAGCGGGGAAATGAGGTCTCGGCCCTGCCAGCCACCCTggact CCTTGTCCATCCACCAGCTTGCAGCCCAGGGGGAGCTGAGCCAGCTGAAGGAGCATCTGAGGAAAG GCGACAACCTCATCAACAAGCCGGATGAGCATGGCTTCACCCCCCTCATCTGGGCCTCTGCCTTCGGGGAGATTGAGACTGTCCGCTTCTTGCTCGAGTGG GGTGCCGACCCCCACATCCTGGCGAAGGAGCGGGAGAGCGCCTTGTCACTGGCCAGCACAGGTGGCTACACGGACATCGTGGGGCTACTGCTTGAGCGTGATGTGGACATCAACATCTATGACTGG AATGGAGGGACACCACTGCTGTATGCTGTGCGTGGGAACCACGTGAAGTGCGTCGAGGCCTTGCTAG CCCGAGGAGCTGATCTCACCACTGAGGCCGATTCTGGCTACACCCCAATGGACCTTGCTGTGGCCCTGGGATACCGGAAAG TGCAACAGGTGATCGAGAACCACATCCTCAAGCTTTTCCAGAGCAACCTGGTGCCCACTGATCCTGAGTGA
- the RFXANK gene encoding DNA-binding protein RFXANK isoform X3 codes for MSESEEGSTPGGGKKVCELGRQVLGDAGFRRGVTEEALWSPMEPIQPAEDLSLAQQMFTPEFGDPEEPGDEATDGSDTVVLSIFPCTLEPETPEPNAGSSSPQGSSLKHSTTLTNRQRGNEVSALPATLDSLSIHQLAAQGELSQLKEHLRKGDNLINKPDEHGFTPLIWASAFGEIETVRFLLEWGADPHILAKERESALSLASTGGYTDIVGLLLERDVDINIYDWNGGTPLLYAVRGNHVKCVEALLARGADLTTEADSGYTPMDLAVALGYRKVQQVIENHILKLFQSNLVPTDPE; via the exons ATGAGCGAGAGTGAGGAAGGAAGCACACCGGGAGGCGG GAAAAAAGTTTGTGAATTGGGCCGCCAAGTTTTGGGGGACGCGGGCTTCCGGCGTGGGGTGACAGAGGAGGCTCTTTGGAG CCCCATGGAGCCCATCCAGCCTGCAGAGGACCTCAGCCTGGCCCAGCAAATGTTCACCCCAGAATTTGGGGACCCTGAAGAGCCCGGGGATGAGGCCACCGATGGCTCAGACACCGTGGTGCTCAGTATCTTCCCCTGCACCCTAGAGCCTGAGACTCCTGAACCAAATGCTGGCTCCTCCTCACCTCAGG GCAGTTCCCTGAAGCACTCCACAACCCTCACCAACCGGCAGCGGGGAAATGAGGTCTCGGCCCTGCCAGCCACCCTggact CCTTGTCCATCCACCAGCTTGCAGCCCAGGGGGAGCTGAGCCAGCTGAAGGAGCATCTGAGGAAAG GCGACAACCTCATCAACAAGCCGGATGAGCATGGCTTCACCCCCCTCATCTGGGCCTCTGCCTTCGGGGAGATTGAGACTGTCCGCTTCTTGCTCGAGTGG GGTGCCGACCCCCACATCCTGGCGAAGGAGCGGGAGAGCGCCTTGTCACTGGCCAGCACAGGTGGCTACACGGACATCGTGGGGCTACTGCTTGAGCGTGATGTGGACATCAACATCTATGACTGG AATGGAGGGACACCACTGCTGTATGCTGTGCGTGGGAACCACGTGAAGTGCGTCGAGGCCTTGCTAG CCCGAGGAGCTGATCTCACCACTGAGGCCGATTCTGGCTACACCCCAATGGACCTTGCTGTGGCCCTGGGATACCGGAAAG TGCAACAGGTGATCGAGAACCACATCCTCAAGCTTTTCCAGAGCAACCTGGTGCCCACTGATCCTGAGTGA
- the RFXANK gene encoding DNA-binding protein RFXANK isoform X5 — protein sequence MEPIQPAEDLSLAQQMFTPEFGDPEEPGDEATDGSDTVVLSIFPCTLEPETPEPNAGSSSPQGRIFPPNSVLGDARTMECSSLKHSTTLTNRQRGNEVSALPATLDSLSIHQLAAQGELSQLKEHLRKGDNLINKPDEHGFTPLIWASAFGEIETVRFLLEWGADPHILAKERESALSLASTGGYTDIVGLLLERDVDINIYDWNGGTPLLYAVRGNHVKCVEALLARGADLTTEADSGYTPMDLAVALGYRKVQQVIENHILKLFQSNLVPTDPE from the exons ATGGAGCCCATCCAGCCTGCAGAGGACCTCAGCCTGGCCCAGCAAATGTTCACCCCAGAATTTGGGGACCCTGAAGAGCCCGGGGATGAGGCCACCGATGGCTCAGACACCGTGGTGCTCAGTATCTTCCCCTGCACCCTAGAGCCTGAGACTCCTGAACCAAATGCTGGCTCCTCCTCACCTCAGGGTAGGATTTTTCCCCCGAACTCCGTCCTTGGGGATGCAAGGACGATGGAAT GCAGTTCCCTGAAGCACTCCACAACCCTCACCAACCGGCAGCGGGGAAATGAGGTCTCGGCCCTGCCAGCCACCCTggact CCTTGTCCATCCACCAGCTTGCAGCCCAGGGGGAGCTGAGCCAGCTGAAGGAGCATCTGAGGAAAG GCGACAACCTCATCAACAAGCCGGATGAGCATGGCTTCACCCCCCTCATCTGGGCCTCTGCCTTCGGGGAGATTGAGACTGTCCGCTTCTTGCTCGAGTGG GGTGCCGACCCCCACATCCTGGCGAAGGAGCGGGAGAGCGCCTTGTCACTGGCCAGCACAGGTGGCTACACGGACATCGTGGGGCTACTGCTTGAGCGTGATGTGGACATCAACATCTATGACTGG AATGGAGGGACACCACTGCTGTATGCTGTGCGTGGGAACCACGTGAAGTGCGTCGAGGCCTTGCTAG CCCGAGGAGCTGATCTCACCACTGAGGCCGATTCTGGCTACACCCCAATGGACCTTGCTGTGGCCCTGGGATACCGGAAAG TGCAACAGGTGATCGAGAACCACATCCTCAAGCTTTTCCAGAGCAACCTGGTGCCCACTGATCCTGAGTGA
- the RFXANK gene encoding DNA-binding protein RFXANK isoform X2: protein MSESEEGSTPGGGKKVCELGRQVLGDAGFRRGVTEEALWSPMEPIQPAEDLSLAQQMFTPEFGDPEEPGDEATDGSDTVVLSIFPCTLEPETPEPNAGSSSPQAGSSLKHSTTLTNRQRGNEVSALPATLDSLSIHQLAAQGELSQLKEHLRKGDNLINKPDEHGFTPLIWASAFGEIETVRFLLEWGADPHILAKERESALSLASTGGYTDIVGLLLERDVDINIYDWNGGTPLLYAVRGNHVKCVEALLARGADLTTEADSGYTPMDLAVALGYRKVQQVIENHILKLFQSNLVPTDPE, encoded by the exons ATGAGCGAGAGTGAGGAAGGAAGCACACCGGGAGGCGG GAAAAAAGTTTGTGAATTGGGCCGCCAAGTTTTGGGGGACGCGGGCTTCCGGCGTGGGGTGACAGAGGAGGCTCTTTGGAG CCCCATGGAGCCCATCCAGCCTGCAGAGGACCTCAGCCTGGCCCAGCAAATGTTCACCCCAGAATTTGGGGACCCTGAAGAGCCCGGGGATGAGGCCACCGATGGCTCAGACACCGTGGTGCTCAGTATCTTCCCCTGCACCCTAGAGCCTGAGACTCCTGAACCAAATGCTGGCTCCTCCTCACCTCAGG CAGGCAGTTCCCTGAAGCACTCCACAACCCTCACCAACCGGCAGCGGGGAAATGAGGTCTCGGCCCTGCCAGCCACCCTggact CCTTGTCCATCCACCAGCTTGCAGCCCAGGGGGAGCTGAGCCAGCTGAAGGAGCATCTGAGGAAAG GCGACAACCTCATCAACAAGCCGGATGAGCATGGCTTCACCCCCCTCATCTGGGCCTCTGCCTTCGGGGAGATTGAGACTGTCCGCTTCTTGCTCGAGTGG GGTGCCGACCCCCACATCCTGGCGAAGGAGCGGGAGAGCGCCTTGTCACTGGCCAGCACAGGTGGCTACACGGACATCGTGGGGCTACTGCTTGAGCGTGATGTGGACATCAACATCTATGACTGG AATGGAGGGACACCACTGCTGTATGCTGTGCGTGGGAACCACGTGAAGTGCGTCGAGGCCTTGCTAG CCCGAGGAGCTGATCTCACCACTGAGGCCGATTCTGGCTACACCCCAATGGACCTTGCTGTGGCCCTGGGATACCGGAAAG TGCAACAGGTGATCGAGAACCACATCCTCAAGCTTTTCCAGAGCAACCTGGTGCCCACTGATCCTGAGTGA
- the BORCS8 gene encoding BLOC-1-related complex subunit 8 isoform X3, whose protein sequence is MEEPEMQLKGKKVTDKFTESVYVLANEPSVALYRLQEHVRRSLPELAQHKADMQRWEEQSQGAIYTVEYACSAVKNLVDSSVYFRSVEGLLKQAISIRDHMHAAAQGHSPEEPPPPSSA, encoded by the exons ATGGAGGAACCGGAGATGCAGCTCAAGGGGAAGAAAG TCACAGACAAGTTCACCGAGAGCGTCTATGTCCTGGCCAATGAGCCTTCTGTGGCCCTGTACCGGCTGCAGGAGCATGTGCGCCGCTCTCTGCCTGAGCTGGCCCAGCATAAG GCCGACATGCAGCGGTGGGAGGAGCAGAGCCAAGGAGCCATTTACACGGTGGAATACGCCTGCAG CGCCGTGAAGAACCTCGTCGACAGCAGCGTCTACTTCCGCAGCGTGGAGGGTCTCCTCAAACAGGCCATCAGCATCCGGGACCACATGCACGCTGCAGCCCAGGGCCACAG CCCCGAAGAgccacccccaccctcctctgCCTGA
- the BORCS8 gene encoding BLOC-1-related complex subunit 8 isoform X1, which translates to MEEPEMQLKGKKGLLWISRTWYWKNAWGVAIMRIVALFMFTLWVTDKFTESVYVLANEPSVALYRLQEHVRRSLPELAQHKADMQRWEEQSQGAIYTVEYACSAVKNLVDSSVYFRSVEGLLKQAISIRDHMHAAAQGHSPEEPPPPSSA; encoded by the exons ATGGAGGAACCGGAGATGCAGCTCAAGGGGAAGAAAG GATTGCTGTGGATTTCAAGGACCTGGTACTGGAAGAACGCCTGGGGTGTGGCAATCATGCGTATTGTGGCCTTGTTTATGTTTACGCTTTGGG TCACAGACAAGTTCACCGAGAGCGTCTATGTCCTGGCCAATGAGCCTTCTGTGGCCCTGTACCGGCTGCAGGAGCATGTGCGCCGCTCTCTGCCTGAGCTGGCCCAGCATAAG GCCGACATGCAGCGGTGGGAGGAGCAGAGCCAAGGAGCCATTTACACGGTGGAATACGCCTGCAG CGCCGTGAAGAACCTCGTCGACAGCAGCGTCTACTTCCGCAGCGTGGAGGGTCTCCTCAAACAGGCCATCAGCATCCGGGACCACATGCACGCTGCAGCCCAGGGCCACAG CCCCGAAGAgccacccccaccctcctctgCCTGA
- the BORCS8 gene encoding BLOC-1-related complex subunit 8 isoform X4: MEEPEMQLKGKKVTDKFTESVYVLANEPSVALYRLQEHVRRSLPELAQHKADMQRWEEQSQGAIYTVEYACSAVKNLVDSSVYFRSVEGLLKQAISIRDHMHAAAQGHR; encoded by the exons ATGGAGGAACCGGAGATGCAGCTCAAGGGGAAGAAAG TCACAGACAAGTTCACCGAGAGCGTCTATGTCCTGGCCAATGAGCCTTCTGTGGCCCTGTACCGGCTGCAGGAGCATGTGCGCCGCTCTCTGCCTGAGCTGGCCCAGCATAAG GCCGACATGCAGCGGTGGGAGGAGCAGAGCCAAGGAGCCATTTACACGGTGGAATACGCCTGCAG CGCCGTGAAGAACCTCGTCGACAGCAGCGTCTACTTCCGCAGCGTGGAGGGTCTCCTCAAACAGGCCATCAGCATCCGGGACCACATGCACGCTGCAGCCCAGGGCCACAGGTAG
- the BORCS8 gene encoding BLOC-1-related complex subunit 8 isoform X2 — protein MEEPEMQLKGKKGLLWISRTWYWKNAWGVAIMRIVALFMFTLWVTDKFTESVYVLANEPSVALYRLQEHVRRSLPELAQHKADMQRWEEQSQGAIYTVEYACSAVKNLVDSSVYFRSVEGLLKQAISIRDHMHAAAQGHR, from the exons ATGGAGGAACCGGAGATGCAGCTCAAGGGGAAGAAAG GATTGCTGTGGATTTCAAGGACCTGGTACTGGAAGAACGCCTGGGGTGTGGCAATCATGCGTATTGTGGCCTTGTTTATGTTTACGCTTTGGG TCACAGACAAGTTCACCGAGAGCGTCTATGTCCTGGCCAATGAGCCTTCTGTGGCCCTGTACCGGCTGCAGGAGCATGTGCGCCGCTCTCTGCCTGAGCTGGCCCAGCATAAG GCCGACATGCAGCGGTGGGAGGAGCAGAGCCAAGGAGCCATTTACACGGTGGAATACGCCTGCAG CGCCGTGAAGAACCTCGTCGACAGCAGCGTCTACTTCCGCAGCGTGGAGGGTCTCCTCAAACAGGCCATCAGCATCCGGGACCACATGCACGCTGCAGCCCAGGGCCACAGGTAG